A genomic stretch from Clavelina lepadiformis chromosome 5, kaClaLepa1.1, whole genome shotgun sequence includes:
- the LOC143459135 gene encoding FRAS1-related extracellular matrix protein 1-like isoform X2 → MRGFFFLIATILVEGGSPQVVKRNRGLEVANGRMEYLDDDVLQFNFDPQQICKVEVVQNEPMYQRVGVIIPEVFDCSYPHKSVRYEHNGSPFLRSDEVKLRAYILDANQTIEESFVVEISIVDSRCDIIQINGVMLTVPTTSKMSNPVTRDVMQFDYDRDFDTLCEVMVERKDFFHFPAHGQLVAPSNQTSPRPMSRDAEYAPLAFDSPRLCDEFLLMGVRYEHLSPPTPDVDYIPIHVVVKDRRSMRILQQERHWLPVTITDAFPNQPPKASFSNMYILEVDQFVVTNLLPMTVAAVDGETPNERLVFNITKAPEQGFMTHLSDESQPITSFRQQDLQDLQIAYNPPNRSFSERQTFEVEFVVYDEYFSESRPMKCLLSVRVSYTNAPHVSWNKGLIMLEGQSRTIDHNCLQVVDNDDINQVRFILAGGMQRGRLYVNSRPGFTFRWNDIENGLVSYHHDDTDTRKDFVVFRITDGLHSTRFKLPIRILPKDDAPPFLINNIVFEVQEGQTIMIHRFMLEASDADSSADFIQFNITTPPRAGEVQKKRKWERAGWSVGNFQQSDLYQGLIYYKHLGSEEFEDSFEFQMIDSSRPTPNISPTQRVSIKITPVNDQPPQPSDGNSLSLIVNETDVIHINSKELHYVDVEDDHSDVTYTVTTPTYRVDGTDRDAGRLIFTDDLVMLMKDPSVPVLRTFTQSAVNHRKVAYMPPIADVGLHPVDVQFVFSVSDDGGKALDGKKFVITILPVDNLAPNIKVTELCLNEGGSEIIAADVIQLRDDDTTLEDLKLILTIPPQAGAVMRDNSPLQVGDIFTMRDVELFRISYAHDGSEQHQDEIEITVTDGNQNHSAILPIKMEAIDDEQPTITSGNGSLVVEEGGAAALTSAFLAATDVDTDDESLIFEVLTPPQLGDITINGEPAITFKQSDITNGRVYYTHNGGEVGKSPIQDIATVMVSDRRGVALDIDGVTLRTKDLRFTIKPTNTRPPRVALGRRVFLCDEGGVQPITSHYIMADDVDTPSANLTYLVTSPPTFGYLEDMTPRPGYEKTIGKMTTSFSHEQLMSGFIRYKQSEHEGIEPTSDQFSVAVTDGQHRSAEVPFLISITPQNDEEPIISVENVTCEEGHMRTLQLSIEDLDQPEDEVMIRVSQEPHHGMVMDEMEMLTRLRRDANRQFPGRHPMHGMEAMEEFSLYQLHNNMVLPAYMHDGSEHHRDWFELKITDGRHTRRQPMVVDVIPMNDERPIIARNRGITLELGGTRVISGVALQTSDDDTTSSELVYELYSVPRRGYLQLKTDDNVTSWINLDYGDTFTEYDVEMNRLRYKHASVLGSKGQDSFRFSVTDGEFTTTRQNFVITIEHTKKSAIHVITHPLRVNEGQQVFVTTDVIVARDDSHRPQEITYDLIRPPTQGHLEYVTFPNVPIEMFTQLDLLARHVVYNHTSKLDIPFDTFRVLASNGLKEREADVNVLVTAVDAELPTLFMDSLDAGSGRQLMLYSGSSVAISNMIINIEDPDSAKGSLKLVLTELPQHGSLSVGGIKVNERNRFVTQQDLEGGDFTYQHSGDGSRIDRFMFTVTDGVHTGFMYLGRRCEEPVTFYLKIESIDEDPPTLAINREPTSIDASGRGRAPFYKIHLDSNALRAEDAGTTDPSEIAFTVTQPPSYGVIKRVGGDELDALHFTQDDLNHRAVIYVISSKLDVTNDSFTFDVEDSWGNTLTDNKFTMSWSRIEMTQARLKVCENIGSLSISIRRYGNLMTSSFSGIKIKSASAKSRLDFESNSASQIQFDPDVSHREWEVSIVNDDLEERKERFLIKLHTPVNCVLTPRKTSTSVVILDRSRLTCSPQGGGRGTNKRRKKTNKLSGKENSKQLQLSRDDSSLVPGSAAPRKVRYGKLGHGATIPPSTYFRNRTTRIWTYHGILPATVDEADERSLGVPLVGRFTTSLQKDLPRQPTGRGRSPPQEVQDDPTVALRQPGEPLYQGNLKVENSDALARVVIHGRNDEITSREQHEGTEINKPCILTTRGRLFYDPVAKILYHCDGAKWVPWKRTSLKSGKQKLLTQNSEEKFCEDGWKDFENRCFLFLSSGRSEISWNAAQRICREEHSAHLVSVQNRKQLNWLWKLAGKSQFWIGLNRKLNPTVWEWVGGDEAIFTNWKRNYPTSEGGDCVVVASKKRWMNIPCAMTSTESRFICARDP, encoded by the exons ATGCGTGGTTTTTTCTTCCTGATCGCGACGATTTTGGTGGAGGGGGGGAGTCCTCAGGTGGTGAAGAGGAACAGAGGACTGGAAGTCGCCAATGGCCGGATGGAGTACCTCGACGATGACGTTCTACAATTCAACTTCGATCCGCAACAAATATGCAAAGTTGAAGTTGTCCAGAACGAACCAATGTATCAACGTGTCGGCGTCATAATACCTGAG GTATTTGACTGCAGCTACCCCCACAAGTCTGTCAGGTACGAGCACAACGGATCGCCCTTTCTTAGGTCAGACGAGGTCAAGTTGAGAGCTTATATACTGGACGCCAACCAAACCATAGAG GAAAGCTTCGTCGTTGAAATTAGCATCGTCGATTCAAGATGCGACATTATTCAAATAAATGGAGTCATGTTGACGGTGCCGACTACCAGCAAG ATGTCGAACCCGGTAACTCGTGACGTCATGCAGTTTGATTACGACAGAGACTTTGACACTTTGTGCGAAGTGATGGTTGAGAGAAAAGACTTCTTCCATTTCCCTGCCCATGGTCAGCTGGTCGCACCAAGCAACCAGACTTCACCAAGACCAATGAGCAG AGATGCAGAATACGCTCCTCTTGCGTTTGACTCTCCTCGCCTCTGTGATGAGTTCCTCCTGATGGGAGTCAGGTACGAGCATCTCTCCCCTCCTACTCCGGATGTTGATTACATCCCTATCCACGTGGTTGTCAAGGACAG ACGCTCCATGAGAATCTTGCAGCAGGAGAGACACTGGCTCCCTGTGACCATCACGGATGCGTTTCCAAACCAACCTCCGAAAGCCAGCTTCTCAAACATGTATATCCTAGAG GTGGACCAGTTTGTCGTCACCAATCTTCTTCCAATGACGGTCGCAGCCGTTGACGGGGAAACCCCCAACGAGAGACTGGTGTTCAACATCACAAAGGCACCGGAACAGGGATTTATGACGCACTTGAGTGATGAAAGCCAACCAATCACCTCTTTCCGACAGCAG GATCTTCAAGATCTCCAGATTGCTTACAATCCTCCCAACCGAAGCTTCTCTGAGCGTCAGACATTTGAAGTGGAATTTGTCGTCTACGATGAGTATTTCAGTGAAAGCCGACCTATGAAA TGTTTGTTGTCTGTGCGGGTGTCCTATACGAATGCGCCTCACGTGTCCTGGAATAAAGGTCTCATCATGCTGGAAGGTCAATCGAGGACAATCGACCATAATTGTCTCCAAGTGGTTGATAACGATGACATTAACCAG GTTCGCTTCATCCTGGCCGGGGGGATGCAGCGGGGGAGACTTTACGTCAACAGCAGACCCGGGTTCACGTTCCGCTGGAACGACATAGAAAATGGCCTCGTCTCTTATCACCATGACGACACAGACACGAGGAAAGATTTTGTCGTCTTCAGGATCACCGATGGCCTGCACAG CACCCGTTTCAAGCTTCCGATAAGGATCCTTCCAAAAGACGACGCTCCTCCATTCCTCATCAACAACATCGTCTTCGAGGTCCAGGAAGGGCAG ACCATCATGATCCACCGCTTCATGCTGGAAGCGTCTGATGCGGATTCGAGCGCAGACTTCATCCAGTTCAACATCACAACTCCTCCGAGAGCAGGAGAGGTGCAGAAGAAGAGGAAGTGGGAGAGGGCCGGATGGTCGGTGGGGAATTTCCAGCAATCCGATCTCTACCAG GGCTTAATATACTACAAGCATCTTGGTAGTGAAGAGTTTGAAGACTCTTTCGAGTTCCAAATGATAGACAGCAGTCGACCGACTCCCAATATTTCACCGACGCAACGAGTGTCCATAAAAATCACACCAGTCAACGACCAACCGCCGCAGCCATCGGATGGGAACTCCCT GTCGCTGATTGTAAATGAGACTGACGTCATCCACATCAACAGCAAGGAGCTACATTATGTCGACGTAGAAGACGACCATTCTGATGTCACATACACAGTAACGACGCCGACGTATAGAGTAGACGGGACAGATAGAGACGCGGGACGTCTCATTTTCACGGACGACCTCGTCATGCTCATGAAGGACCCGTCCGTGCCCGTCCTCAG AACGTTCACTCAAAGCGCCGTTAATCACCGCAAGGTGGCGTACATGCCCCCGATAGCGGACGTCGGCTTGCATCCGGTTGACGTCCAGTTCGTCTTCTCGGTGAGTGATGATGGAGGAAAAGCGCTGGATGGGAAGAAGTTTGTGATAACAATCCTCCCCGTTGATAACTTG GCTCCCAACATCAAAGTTACAGAGCTCTGCTTGAACGAGGGCGGAAGTGAGATCATCGCTGCTGATGTCATACAGCTCCGGGATGACGACACAACTCTGGAAGATTTAAAACTCATCTTGACTATACCACCACAAGCCGGAGCTGTCATGCGGGACAACTCGCCGTTACAAGTCGGAGATATCTTCACGATGCGGGACGTGGAGCTATTCAG GATAAGTTACGCGCATGACGGCTCGGAGCAGCATCAGGATGAGATTGAGATCACTGTCACCGATGGCAACCAAAACCACTCCGCAATTTTACCGATTAAAATGGAAGCGATTGATGACGAACAACCGACCATAACAA GTGGGAATGGCAGCTTGGTGGTGGAGGAGGGAGGCGCTGCTGCGTTAACTTCTGCATTCCTCGCCGCCACTGACGTAGATACCGATGACGAGTCACTTATCTTTGAAGTCCTGACGCCGCCTCAGCTCGGGGACATAACAATTAACGGAGAG CCAGCCATCACATTTAAGCAAAGTGACATCACAAACGGGCGCGTTTATTACACGCACAACGGGGGAGAAGTGGGAAAGTCCCCGATACAAGACATAGCAACCGTGATGGTTTCGGATAGAAGAG GTGTGGCGTTGGACATCGACGGGGTTACACTGAGAACAAAGGATCTACGTTTCACCATCAAGCCCACCAACACTAGACCGCCAAGGGTAGCGCTGGGCCGGCGAGTGTTTCTGTGCGACGAAGGCGGAGTGCAGCCAATCACAAGTCATTACATCATGGCAGACGATGTCGACACGCCGAGTGCTAACTTAA CTTACCTGGTCACCTCCCCGCCAACGTTCGGGTACCTGGAGGACATGACTCCGAGACCCGGGTACGAGAAGACAATCGGGAAGATGACAACCTCCTTCTCGCACGAGCAGTTGATGTCCGGGTTCATCCGCTACAAGCAGTCGGAGCACGAAGGAATCGAACCCACCTCGGATCAGTTCTCGGTCGCGGTCACGGACGGACAACATCGATCTGCCGAG GTTCCGTTCCTGATCTCGATAACTCCGCAGAACGATGAGGAACCGATCATCTCGGTGGAGAATGTGACTTGTGAGGAGGGACACATGAGGACGCTCCAGCTATCCATCGAAGATCTCGATCAACCTGAAGATGAG GTCATGATAAGAGTGAGCCAGGAGCCACATCACGGGATGGTGATGGATGAAATGGAGATGCTGACAAGACTCCGCAGGGATGCAAACCG GCAGTTTCCAGGCAGGCACCCGATGCACGGCATGGAAGCCATGGAGGAGTTCTCACTCTACCAGCTGCATAACAACATGGTGTTGCCGGCGTACATGCACGATGGAAGCGAGCACCACAGAGACTGGTTCGAACTGAAGATTACAGATGGAAGACACACAAGGAGACAACCGATG GTGGTTGACGTCATTCCCATGAACGATGAGAGGCCAATCATCGCCCGGAACAGAGGAATAACTCTGGAGCTTGGAGGAACTCGG GTGATTAGTGGAGTTGCTCTTCAGACAAGTGATGACGACACAACTAGTTCAGAGCTTGTGTACGAGTTGTATTCAGTTCCACGCCGGGGCTATCTTCAACTTAAAA CTGACGACAACGTGACTTCCTGGATCAACCTGGATTACGGCGACACCTTCACTGAATACGACGTCGAGATGAACAGGCTGAGGTACAAGCATGCGAGTGTGCTGGGCTCCAAGGGACAG GACTCGTTCAGGTTTTCGGTGACGGACGGCGAGTTTACAACCACGCGACAGAACTTCGTCATCACAATCGAACACACCAAGAAAAGCGCGATCCACGTCATCACCCATCCCCTGCGTGTCAACGAAGGACAACAA gtttttgtaACAACTGACGTCATTGTCGCCCGCGACGATTCGCACCGACCGCAAGAGATCACTTATGACCTCATAAGGCCACCGACACAAGGTCATCTAGAATACGTCACTTTTCCAAATGTTCCAATCGAAATGTTCACGCAGCTGGACTTACTGGCAAGACAT GTCGTGTACAACCACACGAGCAAGCTCGATATTCCTTTCGATACTTTCCGGGTGTTGGCCAGCAACGGGCTGAAGGAGCGGGAAGCGGATGTCAACGTCCTCGTCACTGCTGTGGACGCTGAACTCCCAACACTCTTCATGGACTCTCTGGATGCGGGCAGTGGTCGTCAACTGATGCTCTACAGCGGATCCTCTGTTGCCATTAGCAACATGATCATTAACATCGAGGACCCGGATTCAGCAAAAG GCAGCTTAAAGCTGGTGTTGACCGAACTGCCTCAGCACGGAAGCTTATCAGTGGGAGGAATTAAAGTGAACGAGAGAAACAGATTTGTGACGCAACAAGATTTAGAAGGCGGAGACTTCACTTATCAGCATAGCGGTGATGGGTCTCGGATCGACAGGTTCATGTTCACGGTCACAGACGGCGTCCACACCGGGTTCATGTATCTGG GGAGAAGGTGCGAAGAACCGGTGacgttttatttgaaaatcgAATCCATCGATGAAGATCCTCCAACGCTGGCGATCAACAGAGAACCGACATCAATTGACGCATCAG GACGCGGCCGTGCCCCCTTCTACAAGATCCACCTCGACTCGAACGCGTTAAGAGCTGAAGATGCCGGAACAACCGACCCCAGTGAGATTGCATTCACCGTCACACAACCGCCCTCGTATGGAGTTATCAAGCGC GTTGGCGGCGATGAACTCGATGCGCTTCACTTCACACAAGACGACCTCAACCATCGCGCCGTCATCTACGTCATCTCAAGCAAGCTTGACGTGACAAACGACAGCTTCACTTTTGACGTAGAAGATTCGTGGGGAAATACCTTAACAGACAACaa ATTCACCATGTCCTGGTCCCGCATAGAAATGACGCAAGCAAGGCTCAAGGTCTGTGAAAATATCGGCTCCCTGTCCATCAGCATTCGTCGCTATGGCAACCTTATGACGTCTTCATTTTCCGGAATTAAGATAAAATCTGCTTCAGCAAAGTCCAGGCTTGATTTCGAGTCGAACTCGGCAAGTCAGATACAGTTCGACCCAG ATGTAAGCCACCGTGAGTGGGAGGTCTCCATCGTCAATGACGATCTGGAGGAGAGGAAGGAAAGATTTCTCATAAAACTCCACACACCGGTGAACTGCGTGTTGACTCCACGAAAAACTTCGACGTCAGTCGTGATCCTCGATCGATCTCGTCTCACTTGCTCGCCACAGGGAg GTGGTCGTGGAACTAacaaaagaagaaagaaaacaaacaaattatcTGGGAAGGAAAATTCAAAGCAACTCCAACTGTCACGTGACGACTCGTCGTTGGTTCCGGGAAGTGCAG CCCCAAGGAAGGTGAGATACGGCAAGCTTGGACATGGAGCGACTATCCCACCTTCAACTTACTTCAGAAATCGAACGACGAGGATTTGGACG TATCACGGGATTCTCCCAGCGACAGTGGACGAAGCAGATGAACGCTCGCTAGGTGTCCCGCTTGTAGGTAGATTTACAACTTCGTTGCAGAAAG ATTTGCCAAGACAGCCAACAGGAAGAGGGCGCTCTCCACCCCAAGAAGTCCAAGACGACCCAACTGTCGCTCTTAGGCAACCTGGAGAACCGCTG taTCAGGGAAATTTAAAAGTTGAGAACTCTGATGCATTGGCTCGAGTCGTCATCCACGGAAGAAACGACGAAATCACATCACGTGAACAG CATGAGGGGACGGAAATCAACAAACCTTgcatcctgaccactagaggTCGCCTTTTCTACGATCCAGTAGCAAAGATTCTCTACCATTGTGACGGTGCAAAATGGGTGCCATGGAAACGGACCTCTCTCAAAAGTGGAAAACAGAAACTCTTGACTCAAAATTCCGAAGAAAAATTCTGTGAAGACGGGTggaaagattttgaaaatcg ATGTTTCCTTTTTCTCTCGTCTGGTCGATCTGAAATAAGTTGGAACGCCGCACAACGGATCTGCCGCGAAGAACATTCAGCCCACTTGGTGTCAGTGCAAAACAGGAAGCAGCTCAACTGGTTGTGGAAGTTGGCGGGAAAATCGCAGTTTTGGATCG GTTTGAACAGGAAGCTGAACCCCACTGTGTGGGAGTGGGTGGGAGGGGATGAAGCGATCTTCACAAACTGGAAGCGGAATTATCCGACCAGCGAAGGTGGAGATTGCGTCGTCGTCGCTTCAAAGAAGAGATGGATGAACATTCCATGCGCGATGACGAGCACCGAGTCGAGATTCATTTGTGCGAGGGATCCATGA